The following proteins are encoded in a genomic region of Tigriopus californicus strain San Diego chromosome 6, Tcal_SD_v2.1, whole genome shotgun sequence:
- the LOC131882420 gene encoding cuticle protein 7-like (The sequence of the model RefSeq protein was modified relative to this genomic sequence to represent the inferred CDS: added 43 bases not found in genome assembly): protein MKAFTIITSLASVALSAPAGPLPHGVGYHAAPAPYHPAPAPYHAAPHHGGGAPHHGNNYKDEPAHYQYGYAVHDDYSGVNFGANEARDGYATNGEYHVALPDGRIQTVTYQVADDYSGYVADVKYSGEPHYDAHKPAPYHAGPVHKPAPYHPGPVHAPAPYHPGPSHKAAAPYHARPNHKSSSPYHAAPVYKPAPTYGGPIHG, encoded by the coding sequence TGTCCGCCCCTGCTGGACCCCTCCCTCATGGGGTGGGCTATCATGCCGCCCCAGCTCCTTACCATCCCGCCCCAGCTCCCTATCATGCTGCCCCTCATCATGGCGGCGGGGCCCCCCACCACGGTAACAATTACAAGGACGAGCCTGCTCACTATCAATACGGTTATGCTGTCCATGATGATTATTCGGGAGTCAACTTTGGAGCCAACGAGGCCAGAGACGGCTACGCCACCAATGGTGAGTATCACGTGGCTCTGCCTGATGGCCGCATTCAGACCGTGACCTACCAGGTGGCTGATGACTACTCGGGTTATGTGGCTGATGTCAAGTACTCGGGTGAGCCCCACTATGACGCCCACAAGCCCGCCCCTTATCACGCTGGCCCTGTCCACAAACCCGCTCCCTATCATCCTGGACCAGTCCATGCCCCCGCTCCTTATCACCCAGGTCCCAGCCACAAGGCCGCCGCTCCCTACCATGCCAGGCCCAATCATAAGTCTTCGTCGCCTTATCATGCTGCTCCCGTTTATAAACCAGCTCCCACTTATGGTGGTCCCATTCATGGTTAA
- the LOC131882417 gene encoding arrestin domain-containing protein 17-like, translating to MGIDNIDIICQRDPPVFRGGDIILGNVVVSISGSPVKVRCISIKFKGKAKVYFTITTGAGSSRNSTTYRNQEEYYKQSTNLVGDGTNIIDLDPGTHTYPFSYTLERDLPFSFESNYRNKVVHSIQVNVDLSSSFDKKEKKYFTVLHDLDLNQEPHLASSANKQESKKLTLPFSRNKTITGSVTIPRTGFVPGDQIQAQIQIENRSSVKVSKSSVTLLQIVELIGRHGYRLKSKTINTTLATTEGRSVASEDVVGWTTDPMTIPTVPPSGIPKCDFIKIHYFVRLDVTPSGLHRHLLVDHPICIGTIPFNDQEHSTAFHSTFGPRLWESPFQEEHQ from the exons ATGGGTATTGACAACATTGACATCATCTGCCAAAGAGATCCTCCAGTTTTTCGAGGAGGTGATATCATTCTAGGAAATGTGGTGGTCTCCATTTCCGGAAGCCCCGTCAAGGTTCGAT GTATATCTATCAAGTTCAAAGGCAAGGCCAAGGTTTACTTCACAATTACTACGGGAGCTGGCTCATCTCGAAACAGCACCACTTATAGGAACCAAGAGGAGTACTACAAGCAATCGACCAATTTGGTTGGAGATGGTACTAATATTATTGACTTGGATCCTGGCACTCACACTTATCCCTTTAGCTACACTCTGGAGAGGGACCTtcccttttcatttgaatcgAATTATAGGAACAAAGTGGTCCATTCCATCCAAGTAAATGTGGACTTGTCTTCGtcctttgacaaaaaagagaagaaatatTTCACGGTCTTGCACGACTTGGACTTGAACCAAGAACCCCATTTAGCA AGTTCAGCCAATAAACAGGAGTCCAAGAAATTGACCTTGCCCTTTTCAAGGAACAAGACCATTACGGGATCGGTAACGATCCCTAGAACAGGTTTTGTTCCAGGCGACCAAATCCAGGCTCAAATTCAGATCGAAAATCGGTCCTCGGTCaaggtgtccaaaagtagTGTGACTTTGCTTCAGATTGTGGAACTGATTGGGAGGCACGGATATCGATTGAAATCCAAGACAATTAATACCACTTTGGCAACCACTGAAGGCAGATCTGTGGCCTCTGAAGATGTGGTTGGTTGGACCACGGATCCCATGACCATCCCCACGGTCCCACCGTCCGGAATACCCAAATGCGACTTCATCAAGATCCATTATTTTGTTCGA CTGGATGTTACACCTTCCGGACTCCATCGTCATTTGCTTGTCGATCATCCCATTTGCATAGGAACTATACCCTTCAATGACCAAGAACATTCGACAG cctTTCATTCCACCTTTGGACCAAGACTATGGGAATCCCCCTTTCAAGAAGAACATCAATGA
- the LOC131882419 gene encoding cuticle protein 7-like — MQTFTLLASLASVALSAPAGPLPHGVGYHAAPAPYHPAPAPYHAAPHHGGGAPHHGNNYKDEPAHYQYGYAVHDDYSGVNFGANEARDGYATNGEYHVALPDGRIQTVTYQVADDYSGYVADVKYSGEPHYDAHKPAPYHAGPVHKPAPYHPGPVHAPAPYHPGPSHKAAAPYHARPNHKSSSPYHAAPVYKPAPTYGGPIHG; from the exons ATGCAG ACCTTCACCCTCCTCGCTTCCCTGGCTTCCGTGGCCTTGTCCGCCCCTGCTGGACCCCTCCCTCATGGGGTGGGCTATCATGCCGCCCCAGCTCCTTACCATCCCGCCCCAGCTCCCTATCATGCTGCCCCTCATCATGGCGGCGGGGCCCCCCACCACGGTAACAATTACAAGGACGAGCCTGCTCACTATCAATACGGTTATGCTGTCCATGATGATTATTCGGGAGTCAACTTTGGAGCCAACGAGGCCAGAGACGGCTACGCCACCAATGGTGAGTATCACGTGGCTCTGCCTGATGGCCGCATTCAGACCGTGACCTACCAGGTGGCTGATGACTACTCGGGTTATGTGGCTGATGTCAAGTACTCGGGTGAGCCCCACTATGACGCCCACAAGCCCGCCCCTTATCACGCTGGCCCTGTCCACAAACCCGCTCCCTATCATCCTGGACCAGTCCATGCCCCCGCTCCTTATCACCCGGGTCCCAGCCACAAGGCCGCCGCTCCCTACCATGCCAGGCCCAATCATAAGTCTTCATCGCCTTATCATGCTGCTCCCGTTTATAAACCAGCTCCCACTTATGGTGGTCCCATTCATGGTTAA